In Lepus europaeus isolate LE1 chromosome 22, mLepTim1.pri, whole genome shotgun sequence, the following are encoded in one genomic region:
- the SERPINA3 gene encoding alpha-1-antichymotrypsin, whose protein sequence is MSTLLALALALVVAGLCPAVLCHPAGTAGPETLGQELSEDGRRLAALVSSNAHFACSLYKQLASTTPHKNLVFSPLSISTALAFLSLGARSSTLTELLEGLKFNLTETPEMEIHRGFQQLLSTLRQPRAQLQLSLGNALFVRESLEMLATFAEGAEKLYGSAAIATDFQDPATAERIINSYVEKETQGKIVDLIQGLDPQTAMVLVNYISFKAKWEKPFDPRDTIKSRFQLEKGKWVPVPTMTMEDFATPYFRDQELSCTVVQLNYLGNASALFILPDEGKMEEVEAKLSPETLSRWSSSVQTKWIDELHLPKFSISSDLNLKDLLSELGIREVFTTHADLSGVMGVKNMAVSQVVHKAVLDVAEKGTEAAAATGVKVSLLSGKLGPVTTVHFNRPFLVVIIPRDTASVLFLSKVVNPTQA, encoded by the exons ATGTCAACTCTCctggcgctggcgctggcgctggTGGTGGCGGGGCTCTGCCCTGCTGTCCTTTGCCACCCGGCGGGCACAGCTGGCCCGGAGACCCTGGGCCAGGAGCTCTCGGAGGATGGACGGCGGCTTGCAGCGCTGGTCTCCAGCAACGCCCACTTCGCCTGCAGCCTCTACAAGCAGCTCGCTTCGACGACGCCCCACAAGAACCTCGTCTTCTCCCCGCTGAGCATCTCCACGGCCCTGGCCTTCCTATCCCTGGGAGCCCGCAGCTCCACGCTCACCGAGCTGCTCGAAGGCCTCAAGTTCAACCTCACCGAGACGCCGGAGATGGAAATCCATCGGGGCTTCCAACAGCTCCTGAGCACGCTCCGCCAGCCGCGCgcacagctgcagctgagcctgGGCAACGCGCTGTTCGTCCGCGAGTCGCTGGAGATGCTGGCGACCTTTGCCGAGGGCGCCGAGAAGCTGTACGGCTCGGCCGCCATCGCCACCGACTTCCAGGACCCCGCCACTGCCGAGAGAATCATCAACAGCTACGTGGAGAAGGAAACCCAGGGCAAAATCGTGGACCTCATCCAGGGCCTGGACCCGCAGACCGCGATGGTCCTGGTGAATTACATCTCCTTCAAAG CCAAGTGGGAGAAGCCCTTTGACCCCCGCGATACCATCAAGTCCAGGTTCCAGTTGGAAAAGggcaaatgggtgccggttcccaCGATGACCATGGAGGACTTTGCCACGCCCTACTTCCGGGACCAGGAGCTGTCCTGCACCGTGGTGCAACTCAACTACCTGGGCAACGCCAGCGCGCTCTTCATCCTCCCCGACGAGGGCAAAATGGAGGAGGTGGAAGCCAAGCTGTCCCCGGAGACACTGAGCAGGTGGAGCAGCTCGGTGCAGACGAA GTGGATTGACGAGCTGCACCTGCCCAAGTTCTCCATCTCCAGCGACTTGAACCTGAAAGACCTCCTTTCCGAGCTGGGCATCAGAGAAGTCTTCACCACGCACGCCGACCTGTCCGGGGTCATGGGGGTCAAGAACATGGCGGTCTCCCAG GTGGTCCACAAGGCTGTGCTGGACGTAGCCGAGAAGGGCACCGAAGCGGCGGCTGCCACCGGCGTTAAGGTTTCACTCTTGTCCGGGAAACTGGGCCCAGTGACCACAGTGCACTTCAACAGGCCCTTCCTGGTGGTCATCATCCCCAGGGACACGGCGAGCGTCCTGTTTCTGAGCAAAGTCGTCAACCCCACGCAAGCCTAG